A window of the Lactuca sativa cultivar Salinas chromosome 5, Lsat_Salinas_v11, whole genome shotgun sequence genome harbors these coding sequences:
- the LOC111895070 gene encoding uncharacterized protein LOC111895070, which yields MEDYLNGIDEELWNCINGPALPPANVQTLGASGTSNQVSNQGDHMKKNEKRCMQELRGALPPVVYNYIRGCKTTKDIWITLKEKYQGSEKTKINSVKQCLVELKEFRQKDAETIENYYDRLNELIYRCSRYGITRSPMEFNLIFIMGLRKEWRSVSIMIKNQQSFDTSSLNDLHSDCMLRKKDEKKSKVKDEAYYAEKLEEVRRKGKWLSLVEKGEMENDESGTYQIWSSGSDDEEMKHSTHGAMFASFEKNGDEEEEISGHCFVSKSTDKSPMSTKILKKTETSTLDSQNNYADVDNNSDNMSEISEIEEEEEIDCSKLSVINITSKVKGKEILANSIVKVDTEKPSTLQLFDFDDVEVQSSQIDDTDDDEENVKTSCECEKEKNVSTETSPTRIVFEQVYGDSKEFNQIHNDKGAHYLETKTVVYPNFTCTDKTIFPNQVFITAGNVEKFKPKFHKMPSQKWVVKHEKEEKVFQKDGATKSEVKLNSHEFKVMVGKFSCENNVSKRKVRKAIFWQIVSNEKLNDVKPQDLKNKNVESIRKYDNIRKYETSHNFVNDHKFQNVGKSTNNSPILNDKTQTKTKFSPKQPKFPNHSITKPTKLSYTKGKSDVNSINTWLEGKGKQFQNGKYSQQIKTVFKKYVNEFYVESLSSHGSIVPIQKWKPVMKVKHVAKDEVKIKENPKLSNNFISISRSDDVDLIQSVKEKMMCDKQYDSKWHIDSVVFNEEGNIISKVNTNEVLLKSKRYGDMFTLDINLIVGKPAVCLLSKASNDISWLWHRRLSHLNFRNINKLVTEDLVRACKQGKQHRKGHPIIIDSNIIEPLELLHIELCGLCFIMNLKYNLSKFDAKADEGIFLGYSHNFVAYRLLNKRTRKVEETFNLTFDDYFVKKIDRKFEQKPIIADSNNPVENENTIDFDYELIFGIPDRVIDAEIHAVNNQSLESSKHIDDSPHTSDSNSSESMPNVRMEGEHTTDEINVQDRHTFEGEKRNEDQHVEGEHQYDNQVEGELEGSVEGEYEVDDNISVAETKNEEVYEDAPLDFDPTYPPLEKWTKSHPKEQVIGNPQDGVLTRAQIRAKSESQRL from the exons ATGGAAGATTATCTAAATGGGATTGATGAGGAGCTCTGGAATTGTATCAATGGACCAGCTCTACCTCCTGCGAATGTTCAAACATTAGGAGCCTCTGGAACTTCAAATCAAGTCAGTAATCAAGgtgatcatatgaaaaagaatgagAAGAGATGTATGCAAGAGCTGAGAGGTGCATTGCCACCTGTGGTTTACAACTACATTCGTGGTTGTAAAACAACAAAAGACATCTGGATCACATTGAAAGAAAAATACCAGGGAAGTgaaaagacaaagatcaactcTGTTAAACAATGTCTTGTTGAGCTTAAGGAGTTCAGACAGAAGGATGCTGAGACgattgaaaattactatgatcgtctgaatgaactCATTTATCGATGCAGCAGGTACGGAATCACAAGGTCTCCTATGGAATTCAATCTTATATTCATCATGGGGCTTCGCaaagaatggcgaagtgtgagcataaTGATAAAGAATCAACAGAGCTTTGACACTTCGAGTTTGAATGATctacact CTGACTGCATGTTAAGGAAGAAGGATGAAAAGAAATCCAAAGTGAAAGATGAAGCTTACTATGCTGAAAAGCTTGAGGAAGTTCGTAGAAAAGGAAAATGGTTGTCTTTGGTTGAGAAGGGAGAGATGGAAAATGATGAAAGTGGAACCTACCAAATCTGGTCTTcaggttcagatgatgaagaaatgaagcATTCTACACACGGTGCGATGTTTGCTAGTTTTGAGAAGAATggcgatgaagaagaagaaatctcTGGACATTGCTTCGTGTCTAAATCCACTGATAAGTCTCCTATGTccaccaag attttaaagaaaactgagACTTCGACTCTTGATTCTCAAAACAATTATGCTGATGTCGATAATAATTCagataatatgagtgaaattagtgaaatcgaagaggaagaagagattgATTGTTCTAAACTGTCTGTAATTAATATAACATCTaaggtcaaaggtaaagaaattttaGCTAATTCGATAGTGAAGGTTGACACTGAAAAACCCTCAACCTTGCAACTTTTTGACTTTGATGATGTGGAAGTTCAAAGTAGCCAAATAGATGACACTGATGATGACGAAGAAAATGTGAAAACTTCATGTGAATGTGAGAAAGAGAAGAATGTTTCGACTGAAACATCACCTACACGCATTGTTTTTGAACAAGTATATGGTGACTCGAAGGAATTCAACCAAATTCATAATGACAAAGGTGCACACTACTTGGAAACCAAAACGGTTGTCTATCCGAATTTTACATGCACTGataaaacaatttttccaaatcaagtcttcaTTACTGCTGGAAATGTTGAGAAATTCAAACCTAAATTTcacaaaatg ccatcacaaaaatgggtggttaaacatGAAAAAGAAGAGAAAGTGTTTCAAAAAGATGGTGCAACAAAATCAGAAGTGAAATTGAATTCTCACGAATTTAAAGTGATGGTTGGAAAATTTTCATGTGAAAACAATGTTTCGAAAAGAAAAGTACGAAAGGCAATTTTTTGGCAAATAGTGTCTAACGAAAAGCTTAATGATGTTAAACCACAggatttgaaaaataaaaatgtgGAATCTATTCGAAAATATGATAACATTAGAAAATATGAGACTTCGCATAACTTTGTGAATGATcataagtttcaaaatgttggaaaATCAACGAATAATTCACCAATTTTGAATGACAAAACCCAaacgaaaacaaaattttcacctaaacaaccaaaatttccaaatcattCAATCACAAAACCAACCAAACTTTCTtacacaaaaggaaaatctgatgtaaatTCAATCAACACTTGGCTAGAAGGAAAAGGAAAACAATTTCAAAATGGAAAATATTCTCAACAAATCAAGACTGTATTCAAAAAATATGTGAATGAATTTTATGTGGAAAGTTTATCTTCTCATGGTTCAATCGTTCCAatacaaaaatggaaaccagttatgaaAGTTAAGCATGTTGCGAAGGATGAGGTGAAAATCAAGGAAAACCCAAAACTATCGAACAACtttatttcaatatctagatcagATGATGTTGATTTAATTCAAAGTGTGAAGGAAAAA ATGATGTGTGATAAGCAATACGATTCGAAATGGCACATTgacagtg tggtgtttaatgaagaaggcaACATCATATCAAAAGTGAACACAAATGAAGTGCTTCTCAAGTCAAAAAGATATGGAGATATGTTCACACTCGACATCAATCTGATTGTGGGCAAACCAGCAGTGTGTCTCTTGTCGAAGGCTTCTAATGAtattagctggttatggcatcgtaGATTGTCTCACTTGAATTTTCGCAATATCaataaacttgtcactgaagatttggtACGAG CTTgcaaacaaggaaaacaacacagAAAAGGACATCCAATCATTATAGATTCGAATATcatagaaccattggaacttcttcacatcgaGTTATGTGGACT gtgttttataatgaacttAAAATATAATCTCTCCAAGTTTGATGCGAAGGCAGATGAAGGCAttttcttaggatattcgcataATTTTGTTGCATACAGACTGTTAAACAAGAGAACACGAAAAGTTGAAGAGACTTTCAACTTAACCTTTGATGACTATTTTGTTAAGAAGATAGATCGCAAATTTGAACAAAAACCCATCATTGCTGATTCAAATAATccagttgaaaatgaaaatactattgattttgattatgaattaatttttggTATTCCTGATAGGGTGATCGATGCTGAAATTCATGCTGTTAATAATCAATCactagaatcctcaaaacatattgATGACTCTCCTCATACATCTGATTCAAATAGTAGCGAAAGCATGCCTAATgttcgtatggagggggagcatacgacTGATGAAATCAATGTGCAAGATAGACATACTTTTGAGGGGGAGAAAAGGAATGAAGATCAACATGTTGAGGGGGAACATCAATATGATAATCAAGTTGAAGGGGAGCTTGAAggttcagttgagggggagtatGAAGTTGATGACAATATTTCCGTTGCTGAAACTAAAAATGAAGAGGTATATGAGGATGCACCATTAGACTTTGATCCGACATATCCACCATTGGAAAAATGGACAAAAAGTCATCCCAAAGAACAGGTCATAGGGAATCCTCAAGacggtgtgttgacaagagctcagaTTCGTGCTAAAAGCGAG AGCCAaagactgtga